From the genome of Ignavibacteriales bacterium, one region includes:
- the ppk1 gene encoding polyphosphate kinase 1: MKLSKENLQKYIKPENLFSRDLSWLEFNRRVLEEALNPNLPLLEKVKFISIFFSNLDEFYMIRIAGIKEQMRANIIDTSIDGMTPIEQLRKLEKTLQPMLRQISDYWRDEIVPQLRANKIHICTLEEISNEEHEALNQYFLKEIYPVLTPLAFDPGRPFPYISNLSLSFAILIKKPNGEKHFARVKVPGILPRLLRIESIVKAKPINGTSNGVYKYIWIGDLIKSNLNLLFPGLEIVEAYRFRITRDTDLEIQEDEADDLLQMIEENIKQRKFGSVVRLEVEKQMPEYMIDTLIENLEITRDDLHVIDGNLGLSDLILLYDLQLPLIKEKPYHPVVPDIFEEEENLFSLIRRKDILLHHPYDSFSPVIEFIKQASLDPDVLAIKQTLYRVGTNSPIIKYLIEAAERKKQVAVLVELKARFDEENNIYWARELEKAGVHVVYGLLGLKTHAKMTLVVRKEVDGVKRYVHMSTGNYNITTAKIYTDVGLFSCDEEICSDVSEIFNFLTGYSEQNNFRKLWVAPFNKRQNFLNLIHREIKNVKEGGTGRLIFKLNSLVDPLLIAALYEASSQGVKIDLIVRGICCLIPQMNGLSDNIRVISIVGRFLEHSRIYYFYNNGKEEIYGSSADLMQRNLDRRVEISFPIMDKDLKIFIKKHILDTCLKDNVKARVLLPTGKYVFNRKVYTEKKINQQEWMMLRSTPTNKKIIPHEFTE, encoded by the coding sequence ATGAAATTATCAAAAGAAAATCTTCAAAAATATATTAAGCCGGAAAATTTATTTAGCCGAGACTTAAGTTGGCTGGAGTTTAATAGAAGAGTTCTTGAAGAAGCACTCAATCCAAACCTTCCCTTATTAGAAAAAGTTAAATTTATCTCCATTTTCTTTTCCAATCTTGATGAATTTTACATGATTCGTATTGCTGGTATCAAAGAACAGATGCGTGCAAATATAATTGATACGTCAATTGACGGCATGACTCCAATTGAACAATTAAGGAAACTTGAGAAAACTCTTCAGCCGATGCTAAGACAAATTAGTGATTATTGGCGCGATGAGATCGTACCGCAATTAAGAGCGAATAAAATTCATATTTGTACCCTTGAAGAAATTTCTAATGAAGAACATGAAGCGCTAAATCAATATTTCTTGAAAGAAATTTACCCTGTTCTTACTCCGCTTGCCTTCGACCCGGGAAGACCGTTTCCTTACATATCCAATTTGAGTTTGAGTTTTGCAATTCTGATTAAAAAACCAAACGGCGAAAAACATTTTGCCCGTGTCAAAGTACCTGGAATTCTTCCGCGGCTTCTCCGAATTGAATCGATTGTCAAAGCAAAACCAATTAATGGAACATCGAATGGTGTGTATAAATATATCTGGATTGGCGATTTAATTAAATCGAATCTGAATTTACTTTTTCCTGGATTAGAAATAGTTGAGGCATATCGTTTTAGAATAACACGCGATACCGATCTTGAAATTCAAGAAGATGAAGCAGACGACTTGCTTCAAATGATAGAAGAAAATATTAAACAGAGGAAATTCGGTTCTGTAGTTCGGCTTGAAGTTGAAAAGCAAATGCCCGAATATATGATCGATACGTTAATTGAGAATTTAGAAATTACCCGCGATGATTTACACGTGATTGATGGAAACCTTGGGCTTAGTGATCTGATACTTCTTTATGATCTTCAACTCCCGCTAATAAAAGAGAAGCCATATCACCCTGTTGTTCCAGATATATTTGAAGAAGAAGAAAATTTGTTTTCATTAATACGCCGAAAAGATATTCTGCTTCACCATCCGTACGATTCGTTCAGTCCGGTAATTGAATTTATTAAACAAGCGTCTTTAGATCCCGATGTTTTAGCAATTAAACAAACACTTTATCGTGTCGGAACAAATTCACCGATAATAAAATATTTAATTGAAGCAGCGGAACGGAAAAAACAAGTTGCTGTTCTGGTCGAATTGAAAGCCCGTTTTGATGAAGAGAATAATATTTATTGGGCACGTGAACTTGAAAAAGCCGGCGTGCATGTCGTTTACGGATTGCTAGGGTTAAAGACTCATGCAAAGATGACATTAGTTGTTCGTAAAGAAGTTGACGGCGTTAAACGCTATGTCCACATGAGCACCGGTAATTACAACATAACAACAGCAAAAATTTATACAGATGTTGGTTTGTTCTCCTGTGATGAAGAAATTTGTTCGGATGTTTCCGAAATTTTTAATTTTCTTACCGGTTATTCGGAACAAAATAATTTTAGAAAATTGTGGGTGGCACCGTTTAACAAACGTCAAAATTTTTTGAATCTAATTCATAGAGAGATAAAGAATGTAAAAGAAGGCGGTACCGGGCGTTTGATTTTCAAACTCAACTCACTTGTTGATCCATTGCTGATTGCCGCATTATACGAGGCGTCATCTCAAGGAGTTAAAATAGATTTGATTGTGCGTGGGATCTGCTGTTTAATTCCACAGATGAACGGACTAAGCGATAATATCCGGGTAATAAGTATTGTCGGAAGATTTTTAGAGCACAGCCGTATTTATTATTTCTATAATAACGGCAAGGAAGAAATTTACGGAAGCAGTGCCGATTTGATGCAGCGCAATCTTGACAGGAGAGTTGAAATTTCTTTTCCAATAATGGATAAGGATTTGAAAATATTCATTAAGAAACATATACTCGATACTTGTCTAAAGGATAATGTTAAAGCGCGCGTTTTGCTTCCGACGGGCAAATATGTTTTTAATAGAAAAGTTTATACCGAGAAGAAAATAAATCAACAGGAATGGATGATGCTTCGCTCTACTCCCACCAATAAAAAAATCATACCACACGAATTTACAGAGTAG
- a CDS encoding transporter: MILFFSTTLGFAQEIPELITDRPDQTESPNVVPFDALQLETGFIYQKQKYSEKAISIENDNLILATTLCRYGVNSFMELRFGGEYFIGQTLTDGLKSNLQGIQNILFGAKFNVRKNEKIFSNVGIIIQTILPFGNAELRPDKFIPTFLLSIDQSISDDISFGYNLGAEGITGTDRYYFIYTASLAYDINERLGTFFEFYGSSANQLTPSNNLDCGLTYLIRKNVQVDFSLGTTLINDSTDFFGSIGFSIRIPQ; encoded by the coding sequence GTGATTTTGTTCTTTTCTACTACTCTCGGTTTTGCGCAAGAAATTCCGGAATTAATAACGGACCGCCCGGACCAAACAGAATCACCTAACGTAGTTCCTTTCGATGCACTTCAATTAGAAACGGGATTCATTTATCAAAAACAAAAATATTCGGAAAAGGCAATCTCAATTGAGAATGATAATTTAATTCTGGCAACTACACTTTGCCGTTACGGTGTGAATTCATTTATGGAATTACGTTTTGGAGGGGAGTATTTCATTGGTCAAACACTTACCGACGGATTAAAATCGAATCTTCAAGGAATTCAAAATATATTATTCGGGGCAAAGTTTAATGTTAGGAAAAATGAGAAGATTTTTTCTAATGTGGGGATAATCATTCAAACAATACTTCCTTTCGGGAATGCGGAGTTACGCCCGGATAAATTTATTCCCACTTTTTTACTTTCAATAGACCAAAGTATTTCTGATGATATTTCATTCGGATATAACCTCGGGGCGGAAGGAATTACAGGAACCGATCGATATTATTTCATATACACAGCTTCATTGGCATATGATATCAATGAAAGATTAGGTACGTTTTTCGAATTCTACGGTAGTTCGGCAAATCAATTAACGCCATCGAATAATTTGGATTGCGGTTTAACCTATCTGATTAGAAAGAATGTTCAAGTCGATTTTTCTTTAGGGACAACATTAATTAATGATAGTACGGATTTTTTTGGGAGTATTGGTTTCTCAATTAGAATCCCGCAATAA
- a CDS encoding ferrous iron transporter B has protein sequence MNKTEEILSTANKLRWEVGENFHDSILESIYKDASEISGKVITRIGEKPKFDLDRFIDRIVTGKWTGFPIMFLLLALVFWLTIIGANIPSAWISFILVDTLHPLLKNFMNSIHIPFWITGLLIDGAYLAAAWVISVMLPPMAIFFPMFTLLEDFGYLPRVAFNMDNIYRKVGAHGKQALTMSMGFGCNAAGVIATRIIDSPRERIIAIITNNFSLCNGRWPTQILIATIFIGGTVPAYLAGIASAGAVVAIAILGVFFSLVVSWGLSKSVLKGEASAFSLELPPYRPPRLLQTLYTSLIDRTIFVLWRAVVFAVPAGLVIWLVANVDISGISLAEHFIRGVDPFAFFIGLNGVIILAYVIAIPANEIVIPTVLMLTVLSTKMTLGAGAGVMFELDSTAATANILHAGGWTVLTGINLMLFSLLHNPCSTTIYTIYKETKSLKWTMISTFLPIAMGLIICFFFTQIWRLIAG, from the coding sequence ATGAATAAAACTGAAGAAATATTATCCACAGCAAATAAGTTGAGATGGGAAGTCGGTGAAAATTTTCACGATTCTATTCTTGAGTCTATCTATAAAGATGCATCCGAAATTTCCGGCAAGGTTATAACAAGAATCGGCGAGAAACCGAAGTTCGATCTGGACCGTTTTATTGATCGTATTGTTACTGGAAAATGGACGGGATTTCCAATCATGTTTCTTTTGCTTGCTTTAGTTTTTTGGCTTACGATTATAGGTGCTAACATTCCATCTGCCTGGATTTCTTTTATTCTTGTTGATACACTCCATCCTCTTTTGAAAAATTTTATGAATTCGATTCACATTCCATTTTGGATAACGGGATTACTAATTGACGGAGCTTATCTTGCAGCCGCGTGGGTTATAAGCGTCATGCTGCCGCCGATGGCAATATTTTTCCCAATGTTTACATTGTTGGAAGATTTCGGATATCTGCCGCGCGTTGCTTTCAATATGGATAATATTTACAGGAAAGTCGGCGCACATGGTAAACAAGCATTAACAATGAGTATGGGTTTTGGATGCAATGCTGCAGGTGTAATTGCAACTCGAATTATCGATAGTCCTCGCGAACGAATTATAGCAATAATAACTAATAATTTTTCATTGTGTAACGGGCGCTGGCCTACGCAAATATTAATTGCAACTATATTTATCGGGGGAACTGTTCCTGCTTATCTTGCTGGAATTGCATCAGCCGGTGCGGTCGTTGCTATAGCAATTCTTGGTGTATTTTTCAGCTTAGTTGTATCATGGGGACTTTCAAAAAGTGTTTTGAAGGGGGAAGCATCTGCTTTTAGTTTGGAACTTCCTCCTTATCGCCCGCCAAGACTGCTGCAGACTCTCTACACATCATTAATTGACAGAACAATTTTTGTTTTGTGGCGTGCTGTTGTATTTGCAGTTCCTGCCGGACTTGTGATATGGCTGGTTGCAAATGTAGATATCAGTGGAATCAGTTTAGCTGAACATTTTATTCGAGGTGTTGACCCGTTTGCGTTTTTCATCGGATTGAATGGAGTAATTATTCTAGCCTATGTAATAGCTATTCCTGCAAATGAAATTGTCATTCCTACTGTTCTGATGTTAACAGTATTAAGTACAAAGATGACATTAGGTGCCGGTGCCGGGGTTATGTTTGAACTTGATTCTACTGCAGCTACAGCTAACATTCTTCATGCTGGAGGTTGGACAGTATTAACCGGAATTAATCTGATGTTGTTTAGTTTACTTCACAACCCATGTTCTACAACCATTTATACAATTTATAAAGAAACGAAAAGTTTAAAGTGGACAATGATTTCAACATTTTTACCAATAGCTATGGGTTTAATAATCTGCTTCTTTTTTACTCAAATCTGGAGATTGATAGCCGGATGA
- a CDS encoding 50S ribosome-binding GTPase, translating to MITDNANCATCPAHNLANLVKLGIDMSEFDYVVALAGNPNTGKSTVFNNLTGLKQHTGNWPGKTVGRAEGGFKFGEKRFKIVDLPGTYSLLSTSDDEEIARDFILFGQPDVTVIVVDATRLERNLNLVLQVLEITDRAVLCANLIDEAARHKIQIDDRLLSKMLGIPVVPTAARQGVGINELLKQIHDVATGQFICKPHRLSSEIKNVSHAVDQLNKKIAQTFPDLPNTRWIALRLLEGDQKVMDAIRTGEIGNLKPVENFSE from the coding sequence ATGATTACAGATAATGCAAACTGTGCAACTTGTCCAGCTCACAACCTGGCAAATCTTGTTAAACTTGGTATTGATATGTCCGAGTTTGATTATGTAGTTGCGCTCGCCGGAAATCCTAATACAGGAAAGAGTACAGTCTTTAATAATTTAACCGGATTGAAGCAGCACACAGGCAACTGGCCGGGTAAAACTGTAGGACGTGCTGAAGGTGGATTTAAATTCGGTGAGAAACGTTTTAAAATTGTTGATCTGCCCGGGACTTATTCGCTCCTTTCAACAAGCGATGATGAAGAGATTGCCAGAGATTTTATTTTGTTCGGTCAACCGGATGTAACAGTTATAGTTGTTGATGCAACCCGTCTGGAAAGGAATCTTAATCTAGTTCTTCAAGTTCTTGAAATTACAGATAGAGCTGTATTATGTGCTAATTTAATTGATGAAGCAGCGCGTCATAAAATTCAAATTGACGACCGCCTGCTTTCCAAAATGTTGGGTATTCCCGTTGTTCCAACTGCAGCCCGGCAGGGCGTTGGTATAAATGAATTGTTGAAACAGATACATGACGTTGCAACCGGTCAATTCATCTGTAAACCGCACCGTCTTTCCAGTGAAATTAAAAATGTATCTCATGCGGTTGATCAATTGAATAAAAAAATTGCCCAGACTTTTCCTGATTTGCCTAATACAAGATGGATTGCTCTTCGCCTTCTTGAAGGTGATCAAAAAGTAATGGATGCAATTCGAACCGGCGAAATTGGTAACCTTAAACCGGTAGAAAATTTTAGTGAATAA
- a CDS encoding metal-dependent transcriptional regulator: protein MNPLTSLIAGIVFIVVLLIIFLPGVGIIARWKRNRKDRSRELIEDALKHLYDCEYTSVDCSLNSISGSLSLSGEKTAQVISSLESMNLITSHENKISLTPEGRSYALRIIRIHRLWERHLADNTSVLEKDWHSVAEQREHETSREEADRLAARLGNPLIDPHGDPIPSTTGEIPEREGITLNNLKNGIFAAIIHIEDEPKEVYAQLSAMGLYPGMQIYLLENSKNKIRFEADGEECLLAPILASNITVVPISEKDHVKEKFQSLSSLKMDQSAMIVGISKAMRGQQRRRLLDFGVVPGTIVKAQLESLSGDPTGYEIRGATIALRRNQSDLIYIKQVD from the coding sequence TTGAATCCATTGACTTCCTTGATTGCGGGAATAGTCTTCATTGTGGTTTTGCTTATTATCTTTCTGCCGGGTGTAGGAATAATTGCTCGCTGGAAAAGAAATAGAAAGGATAGATCGCGAGAGTTGATTGAAGATGCTTTGAAACATCTTTACGATTGTGAGTATACAAGTGTTGATTGTTCACTTAACAGTATTAGCGGTAGTTTATCTTTAAGCGGTGAAAAAACTGCTCAGGTTATCTCCAGTCTTGAATCTATGAATTTGATCACTTCTCATGAAAATAAAATTTCACTTACACCTGAAGGCAGATCTTATGCTTTACGAATAATCAGAATTCACAGGTTGTGGGAAAGACATTTAGCAGATAATACAAGTGTTCTGGAAAAAGATTGGCATTCGGTTGCCGAACAGAGAGAACATGAGACTTCGCGTGAAGAGGCGGACCGGCTTGCGGCTAGACTCGGGAATCCATTAATAGATCCTCACGGTGATCCGATTCCGTCTACTACGGGTGAGATTCCTGAAAGAGAAGGAATAACTCTCAATAATCTCAAGAATGGAATTTTTGCTGCAATTATTCATATTGAAGACGAGCCGAAAGAAGTTTACGCGCAGCTTTCAGCTATGGGACTTTATCCCGGTATGCAAATTTATCTTTTAGAAAATTCAAAAAACAAAATTCGATTTGAAGCTGATGGAGAAGAATGTTTACTCGCTCCAATTCTTGCATCTAATATTACAGTTGTTCCAATCTCTGAGAAAGATCATGTTAAAGAGAAATTTCAGTCATTATCTTCTCTTAAAATGGATCAATCGGCTATGATAGTCGGTATCTCCAAAGCGATGCGTGGGCAGCAGAGAAGACGGTTGCTGGATTTTGGTGTCGTTCCCGGAACAATTGTAAAAGCTCAATTGGAAAGTTTAAGCGGAGATCCGACCGGTTACGAAATTCGTGGTGCAACAATCGCGCTTAGAAGAAATCAATCGGATCTTATCTATATAAAACAAGTTGATTAA
- the apbC gene encoding iron-sulfur cluster carrier protein ApbC: MVITVESVTNSLRKVNDPDLHKDLVTLGMIKDIKIDGNNISVTVELTTPACPLKDKIEQDCINAIKAENPGVGLIAITMSAKVQPSKNQRVSEILPGVKNTIAVASGKGGVGKSTVAVNLAVALALDGAKVGLIDADIYGPSIPMMLGINDKPRIYQDTATAKMVPLENFGVKVMSIGFLIDDDAPVIWRGPMASGAIKQFMSDVHWDELDYLIFDLPPGTGDIQLTLVQTIPLTGAVIVTTPQDVSIVDVKKAIKMFQRVNVPILGIVENMSYFLAPDTGKRYDIFGTDGGKKLANEFSIPLLGQLPINQNIREGGDKGKPIVFDKPESEQAKKIFEISRNMAAEISKTNFSSAAPKIEIEF; this comes from the coding sequence ATGGTAATCACTGTTGAATCGGTAACAAATTCTCTTCGCAAGGTTAATGATCCCGACCTTCACAAAGATCTAGTTACGCTTGGAATGATTAAAGATATTAAAATAGATGGAAACAATATTTCAGTTACAGTTGAACTTACAACTCCTGCCTGTCCGCTCAAAGATAAAATTGAACAAGATTGTATCAATGCAATTAAAGCAGAAAATCCCGGCGTTGGATTAATAGCTATTACAATGAGTGCAAAAGTTCAACCGAGTAAAAATCAGAGAGTGAGCGAGATTTTACCCGGAGTAAAAAATACAATTGCAGTTGCAAGCGGTAAAGGTGGAGTCGGGAAAAGTACAGTAGCTGTAAATCTTGCAGTAGCTCTTGCTCTCGATGGTGCAAAGGTTGGATTGATTGATGCAGATATTTACGGTCCAAGCATTCCGATGATGCTGGGAATTAATGATAAACCGCGAATCTATCAGGATACTGCAACAGCCAAGATGGTTCCTTTAGAAAACTTCGGTGTAAAAGTAATGTCAATTGGATTTTTAATTGATGACGATGCACCCGTTATATGGCGCGGACCAATGGCAAGCGGAGCCATCAAACAATTTATGAGCGATGTACATTGGGATGAACTTGACTATTTAATTTTTGATTTGCCTCCTGGAACCGGTGATATTCAGCTTACACTTGTTCAGACAATTCCGCTGACAGGTGCTGTAATAGTAACAACACCGCAGGATGTTTCAATTGTTGATGTAAAAAAAGCGATTAAGATGTTCCAGCGAGTAAACGTTCCAATTCTTGGCATTGTTGAAAATATGAGCTATTTTTTGGCACCCGATACCGGCAAAAGGTATGATATATTTGGAACTGACGGCGGTAAAAAACTCGCCAATGAATTTTCAATACCGTTGTTAGGTCAATTACCGATAAACCAAAACATTCGCGAGGGCGGAGATAAAGGCAAACCGATCGTTTTTGATAAACCGGAATCTGAACAAGCAAAAAAGATTTTTGAAATCAGTAGAAATATGGCAGCAGAAATCAGCAAAACAAATTTTTCATCTGCTGCGCCCAAAATTGAAATTGAATTTTAA
- a CDS encoding NifU family protein: protein MHEKVLNALQSIRPYLEADGGDVELVRVTPEGIVEVKLTGACSDCPMSQMTLRAGVERALIKEVPGIRRVEAVN from the coding sequence ATGCACGAAAAGGTTCTGAATGCATTGCAATCAATCAGACCATATTTGGAAGCTGATGGCGGCGATGTAGAACTGGTACGGGTTACACCGGAAGGAATTGTTGAAGTAAAACTAACAGGAGCATGCAGCGATTGCCCGATGTCTCAAATGACTTTACGAGCCGGTGTTGAGCGTGCATTGATTAAAGAAGTACCCGGAATTAGAAGAGTAGAAGCTGTCAACTGA
- the tpiA gene encoding triose-phosphate isomerase, with translation MRKKIIAGNWKMNNDIHETVNLISEIKKELSGKKVNADAIVCPPFINLETAKALLKDSSIKLGAQNVYFEESGAFTGEISPSMLKSVGCEFVILGHSERRTIFAESDQVINKKIKASIKNLLKPIFCVGETLEEREKAVTFKVIERQVRNGLGGISESELEFLIVAYEPVWAIGTGRNATPQQAQEVHQFIRTLIAKLYSQNFADQLVIQYGGSVKADNAKELLSQPDIDGALVGGACLKAESFVKIIEAA, from the coding sequence ATGCGTAAAAAAATCATTGCCGGAAATTGGAAAATGAATAACGACATCCATGAAACAGTTAATTTGATCTCCGAGATTAAAAAAGAATTGAGTGGAAAAAAGGTTAACGCCGATGCTATTGTATGTCCGCCGTTTATTAATCTTGAAACTGCCAAAGCTCTACTGAAAGATTCATCAATTAAACTTGGCGCACAGAATGTTTATTTTGAAGAGAGTGGTGCTTTCACAGGAGAGATTTCTCCATCTATGCTCAAAAGTGTCGGTTGTGAATTTGTAATTCTCGGACATTCCGAAAGAAGAACTATTTTTGCAGAGAGCGATCAGGTAATTAACAAAAAAATAAAAGCCTCAATTAAAAATCTCTTGAAGCCGATCTTCTGTGTCGGTGAAACTTTAGAAGAAAGAGAAAAAGCTGTAACATTCAAAGTAATTGAAAGACAAGTTAGAAATGGTTTGGGAGGAATAAGTGAAAGCGAACTGGAATTTCTAATTGTTGCATACGAACCTGTTTGGGCTATTGGAACAGGAAGAAACGCAACACCTCAGCAAGCTCAAGAAGTTCATCAATTTATTCGCACATTAATCGCAAAGCTCTACTCGCAAAATTTTGCAGATCAACTTGTAATCCAATATGGCGGAAGTGTTAAAGCAGACAATGCCAAAGAATTACTTTCTCAGCCTGATATTGACGGTGCCTTAGTCGGCGGAGCTTGCTTAAAAGCGGAATCTTTCGTTAAAATTATAGAAGCCGCTTAA